A DNA window from Altererythrobacter sp. B11 contains the following coding sequences:
- a CDS encoding ligase-associated DNA damage response DEXH box helicase, with protein sequence MESPITPLPDEIERWFAGRGWRIRRHQREMQAAHAAGRHALLVADTGAGKTLAGFLPTLVDFCPSAGQLPPDGLHTLYVSPLKALAFDVQRNLVAPVEEMGLPIRIETRSGDTPSDRKKRQVGRPPHILLTTPESLSLLLSYPDSFALFAGLKRVVVDEVHAFATGKRGDLLALALARLQNIAPGMQRAALSATLANPEGFREWLAPWGDIDSVALVEGEAGAPPEVEILLPREERVPWGGHAAIWAIPQLYEEIGRNRTTLIFTNTRFLAEYIFRKLWDANDDNLPIGIHHGSLSKEARRKVEGAMARGELRALVATASLDLGVDWGDVDLVVQMGAPKGSSRLLQRIGRANHRLDQPSRAILVPGNRFEFLEAMAAKQAVDEGRRDGEDFRPGGLDVLAQHVMGCACAAPFAEDELLAEIRSSLSYAWLEPDLWQRVLNFVATGGYALKAYDRFRRITREAEGIWRLTHPEQAQRHRMNAGIIVDSEMIEVRFRNGRSLGKVEERFAASLKPGDSFQFAGLDLEVEQLRDLELVVRASKQGAVIPSYSGLRLPLTTHLAGRVQEMLTDQAGWARFPDDVREWLEVQAWRSHLPAPGRLLVESFPHGGRHYTTYYTFTGWNANQSLGMLITQRMEHRGLMPGGFVANDYSLAVWGLKPVEDPAPLLSPDILAHEFVDWVQESYLLRRAFREVAVISGLVERQHPGKRKSGRQVTFSTDLIYDVLRKYEPDHVLIQAAWADARSRMTDVGRLGDLLDRAVGQIDHVTLERVSPLAVPVMVMIGRESLPQGAVDDELLLEAETLAGAAMRVDPPSEAEEAD encoded by the coding sequence ATGGAGAGCCCCATCACTCCCCTGCCCGATGAGATAGAGCGCTGGTTCGCGGGGCGCGGCTGGCGGATCCGGCGGCATCAGCGCGAAATGCAGGCCGCCCATGCCGCGGGGCGGCACGCGCTGCTGGTGGCGGATACAGGCGCGGGAAAGACGCTGGCTGGCTTTCTGCCGACGCTGGTGGATTTCTGCCCGTCTGCCGGCCAATTGCCGCCGGACGGCCTCCATACGCTCTACGTCTCACCGCTGAAGGCCCTGGCCTTCGATGTGCAGCGCAACCTCGTGGCGCCGGTGGAGGAGATGGGCCTGCCGATCCGGATCGAGACGCGCAGCGGCGATACCCCCTCCGACCGCAAGAAGCGGCAGGTGGGCCGCCCGCCGCATATCCTGCTGACCACACCCGAATCGCTGTCGCTGCTGCTCTCCTATCCCGACAGCTTCGCGCTGTTCGCCGGCCTGAAGCGCGTGGTGGTGGACGAGGTCCACGCCTTCGCCACCGGCAAGCGCGGCGATCTGCTCGCCCTCGCACTGGCGCGGCTGCAGAACATCGCGCCGGGGATGCAGCGCGCGGCTCTGTCCGCGACGCTCGCCAATCCGGAAGGCTTTCGCGAGTGGCTGGCGCCGTGGGGGGATATCGATAGCGTCGCGCTGGTGGAGGGCGAGGCGGGGGCGCCGCCAGAGGTCGAGATCCTGCTCCCCCGCGAAGAGCGCGTGCCCTGGGGCGGCCACGCGGCCATCTGGGCGATTCCCCAGCTCTACGAGGAAATCGGCCGCAACCGCACCACGCTCATCTTCACCAACACGCGCTTCCTGGCCGAATATATCTTCCGCAAGCTGTGGGACGCCAATGACGACAACCTCCCCATCGGCATTCACCACGGCTCTTTGAGCAAGGAAGCCCGCCGCAAGGTGGAAGGAGCCATGGCGCGGGGCGAGTTGCGCGCGCTGGTCGCCACCGCCAGCCTCGATCTCGGTGTGGACTGGGGGGATGTGGATCTGGTGGTGCAAATGGGCGCACCCAAGGGGTCGAGCCGCCTGCTGCAGCGTATCGGGCGCGCCAATCACCGGCTCGACCAGCCAAGCCGTGCGATCCTGGTGCCGGGCAACCGCTTTGAGTTCCTTGAGGCGATGGCGGCGAAGCAGGCGGTGGACGAAGGGCGGCGCGATGGCGAGGATTTCCGGCCGGGCGGGCTAGACGTGCTCGCGCAGCATGTGATGGGCTGCGCCTGCGCTGCACCCTTCGCGGAGGATGAGCTGCTGGCGGAAATCCGATCGAGCCTCTCCTACGCCTGGCTTGAGCCCGATCTGTGGCAGCGGGTGCTGAACTTCGTCGCCACCGGAGGATATGCGCTCAAGGCTTACGACCGCTTCCGCCGCATCACGCGCGAGGCGGAAGGCATATGGCGGCTGACTCACCCGGAACAGGCGCAGCGGCACCGCATGAATGCCGGCATCATCGTTGATTCGGAAATGATCGAGGTGCGGTTCCGCAACGGCCGCTCGCTGGGCAAGGTGGAGGAGCGCTTCGCCGCTTCTCTGAAGCCGGGTGACAGCTTCCAGTTTGCCGGGCTGGACCTGGAGGTGGAGCAGCTGCGCGACCTCGAACTGGTGGTGCGGGCCTCGAAGCAGGGGGCGGTCATCCCGTCCTACAGCGGACTGCGCCTGCCGCTCACCACGCATCTCGCCGGTCGGGTGCAGGAGATGCTCACCGACCAGGCGGGTTGGGCGCGGTTTCCCGACGATGTGCGCGAATGGCTGGAGGTACAGGCCTGGCGCTCTCACTTGCCGGCGCCGGGGCGGCTGCTGGTGGAAAGCTTCCCGCATGGAGGGCGGCACTACACCACCTACTACACCTTCACCGGATGGAACGCGAACCAGTCGCTGGGCATGCTTATCACCCAGCGAATGGAACACCGCGGGCTGATGCCGGGCGGCTTCGTGGCGAATGATTACTCGCTCGCCGTTTGGGGGTTGAAGCCGGTGGAGGATCCCGCTCCACTGCTGTCGCCCGACATACTGGCGCATGAATTCGTGGATTGGGTGCAGGAATCCTACCTGCTCCGCCGCGCGTTCCGCGAGGTTGCGGTCATTTCAGGACTGGTCGAACGCCAGCATCCGGGCAAGCGCAAGAGCGGACGGCAGGTCACTTTCTCCACCGACCTCATCTACGACGTGCTGCGCAAGTACGAACCGGACCACGTGCTGATCCAGGCGGCCTGGGCCGATGCGCGCTCGCGCATGACGGATGTGGGCCGGCTCGGCGACCTGCTCGATCGAGCGGTCGGGCAGATCGACCACGTGACGCTCGAGCGGGTCAGCCCGCTGGCAGTGCCGGTGATGGTGATGATCGGGCGGGAAAGCCTGCCCCAGGGGGCGGTGGACGACGAACTGCTGCTGGAGGCGGAAACGCTCGCCGGCGCGGCGATGCGTGTCGACCCGCCGAGCGAGGCTGAGGAAGCAGACTGA
- a CDS encoding BON domain-containing protein produces the protein MADRNRNYRQPYQGQQRNGDYRQPQQFEPHSYGSDRGNQQMGEDYGRDDYGQADHDYDAHASESARRHDYGQDRAYGSGPRGGGRGRYSVIGETEPSGGYGPAHVTNREGRGFSDFTSNDFGGRDFAAPRTNNGYGRNPDTPYGPYGAGGYGAGSYGAAPRRDYGGGDDRGFFERAGDAVSNWFSGDSDDGRDNHRGRGPTDYTRSDERILEDACDRLTDDWAVDASDMRVSVQGGEVTLDGTVSTRHQKRRAEDCVDSISGVSHVQNNLRVKNRNADGERTTGTLS, from the coding sequence ATGGCCGACCGGAACAGAAATTATCGGCAACCCTATCAAGGCCAGCAACGCAACGGCGATTATCGCCAGCCCCAGCAGTTTGAGCCCCACAGCTATGGCAGCGACCGCGGCAATCAGCAGATGGGCGAGGACTACGGCCGCGATGATTACGGCCAAGCCGACCATGATTATGACGCCCATGCCAGCGAGAGCGCTCGCCGACACGATTACGGGCAGGATCGTGCCTACGGCAGCGGACCGCGGGGAGGGGGCCGAGGTCGTTACAGCGTGATCGGGGAAACGGAGCCGAGCGGCGGCTATGGCCCCGCGCATGTCACCAATCGTGAAGGGCGCGGCTTCAGCGACTTTACCAGCAACGACTTCGGCGGGCGGGATTTCGCCGCGCCGCGGACGAACAACGGTTATGGTCGCAATCCCGACACGCCCTATGGCCCATATGGTGCTGGCGGCTATGGTGCCGGAAGTTACGGCGCGGCCCCGCGGCGCGACTATGGCGGCGGTGACGATCGCGGTTTCTTCGAGCGCGCCGGCGATGCCGTATCTAACTGGTTCAGCGGCGACAGCGACGACGGGCGGGACAATCATCGCGGTCGTGGCCCCACCGACTACACTCGCTCCGACGAGCGCATCCTGGAAGACGCCTGCGATCGCCTGACCGACGATTGGGCAGTCGACGCCAGCGATATGCGGGTTTCGGTGCAGGGCGGGGAAGTGACGCTGGACGGCACGGTTTCCACTCGCCACCAGAAGCGCCGCGCGGAAGATTGCGTCGACAGCATCTCCGGTGTCAGCCATGTGCAGAACAATCTGCGTGTGAAGAACCGAAATGCGGATGGCGAGCGGACCACCGGAACCCTCAGCTGA
- a CDS encoding DUF1989 domain-containing protein: MAVVEIAPRSGTAFELRKGQTLKVIDPEGVQVGDLLAYSRADVREVLSNGRTFDYEERIALTTGHRLWSNRSQPMLTIVEDTAGRHDFLLTPCSEATFRHFYPDQPVHRGCFGNLAEALAPYGVEPDMIPTAFNVFMNVPVNEDGVLRVDPPTSGPGDYIRLRAEMDLVIGLTACSAYASNGGSFKPIHYEIED; this comes from the coding sequence ATGGCAGTAGTGGAGATTGCGCCACGCAGCGGCACCGCCTTCGAACTCCGCAAGGGGCAGACCCTCAAGGTGATCGACCCGGAGGGCGTGCAGGTGGGCGATCTGCTTGCCTACAGCCGCGCTGATGTGCGCGAGGTGCTCTCGAACGGCCGCACCTTCGATTATGAGGAGCGGATCGCGCTCACCACCGGGCACCGGTTATGGTCCAATCGTTCGCAGCCCATGCTTACGATTGTCGAGGACACAGCCGGACGGCATGATTTCCTGCTCACTCCCTGCAGCGAAGCGACCTTCCGTCACTTCTACCCCGATCAGCCCGTGCATCGGGGATGCTTCGGCAATCTGGCGGAAGCGCTGGCGCCCTATGGCGTGGAACCGGATATGATCCCGACCGCCTTCAATGTGTTCATGAACGTGCCGGTGAACGAGGACGGTGTGCTGCGGGTCGATCCGCCCACCAGTGGGCCGGGTGACTACATCCGCCTGCGGGCAGAGATGGATCTAGTGATCGGCCTCACCGCCTGCTCCGCCTATGCCTCCAACGGAGGCAGCTTCAAGCCGATCCACTATGAGATCGAGGATTGA
- the gntA gene encoding guanitoxin biosynthesis heme-dependent pre-guanitoxin N-hydroxylase GntA produces the protein MLVDEDTAQKREQELRDRVAEREFPCVGAKSAMARGALKVMVGHSLVSAWDDVKIHSALLDWASAYRADPSGLRSLAVIYDGPCDLDEAQFEQAMWERLQSCADKDEWRGQPYDTRVSADPSDPHFSLSFGGEAFFVVGLHPHASRPARRFPRPTLVFNLHDQFERLRAEGRYERMREAILERDRALAGTLNPMLALHGTVSEARQYSGRAVEADWQCPFHDKRAPA, from the coding sequence ATGCTGGTTGACGAAGATACCGCGCAAAAGCGCGAACAGGAATTGCGCGACAGGGTCGCCGAACGCGAATTCCCCTGCGTCGGCGCGAAATCGGCGATGGCGCGTGGCGCCCTGAAGGTGATGGTCGGCCACTCGCTGGTGAGCGCGTGGGATGATGTGAAGATCCATTCAGCCTTGCTGGACTGGGCCTCGGCCTATCGTGCCGACCCCTCAGGCCTGCGCAGCCTTGCCGTCATATACGACGGCCCCTGCGATCTGGACGAGGCGCAGTTCGAGCAGGCGATGTGGGAACGGCTGCAATCCTGCGCCGACAAGGACGAATGGCGCGGCCAGCCCTATGACACACGTGTGAGCGCCGATCCGAGCGATCCGCATTTCTCGCTCAGCTTCGGCGGAGAGGCATTCTTCGTTGTCGGGCTGCACCCTCATGCATCCCGGCCCGCACGCCGATTCCCCCGGCCCACGCTGGTGTTCAATCTGCACGATCAGTTCGAGAGGCTCCGGGCGGAAGGCCGCTATGAACGCATGCGGGAAGCGATCCTGGAGCGCGACCGGGCTCTCGCAGGGACCCTCAACCCCATGCTCGCCCTCCACGGCACCGTCAGCGAAGCGCGGCAATATAGCGGCCGGGCGGTCGAGGCGGATTGGCAATGCCCCTTTCACGACAAGCGGGCGCCGGCCTGA